One genomic window of Nisaea sp. includes the following:
- the hisA gene encoding 1-(5-phosphoribosyl)-5-[(5-phosphoribosylamino)methylideneamino]imidazole-4-carboxamide isomerase has protein sequence MILFPAIDLKGGQCVRLLKGEMDTATVFNDDPGAQARLFQDAGCGWVHVVDLDGAFAGETRNGEAVDRILAAVDVPVQLGGGIRDMAAIDAWLEKGVARVILGTVALRDPELVKAACARHPGRIAVGIDARDGMVAVEGWAETSTLSAVDLARRFEGCGVAAIIFTDIDRDGALGGVNVAATAALANAISTPVIASGGVASLEDLAALKAAGAPGIAGAISGRALYDGRIDLAEAVALLAAPDVEAV, from the coding sequence ATGATCCTGTTTCCCGCCATCGATCTGAAAGGCGGCCAGTGTGTGCGGCTGCTCAAGGGCGAAATGGATACGGCGACGGTCTTCAATGACGACCCGGGCGCCCAGGCGCGGCTGTTTCAGGATGCCGGGTGTGGCTGGGTTCATGTGGTCGATCTGGACGGCGCCTTTGCCGGAGAGACCCGGAACGGCGAAGCCGTCGACCGCATTCTCGCGGCCGTCGATGTGCCGGTGCAGCTCGGTGGCGGTATCCGCGACATGGCGGCAATCGATGCCTGGCTCGAAAAAGGCGTCGCCCGTGTCATTCTCGGCACCGTGGCCCTGCGCGACCCGGAGCTTGTGAAAGCAGCCTGTGCGCGCCATCCGGGCCGCATTGCGGTCGGCATCGATGCCCGCGACGGCATGGTCGCGGTCGAGGGCTGGGCCGAAACCTCGACCCTGTCGGCCGTCGATCTTGCCCGCCGTTTCGAAGGCTGCGGTGTTGCCGCGATCATTTTCACCGACATCGATCGGGACGGCGCGCTCGGCGGCGTCAACGTGGCGGCGACAGCCGCTTTGGCAAACGCGATCTCGACGCCGGTGATTGCCAGCGGCGGCGTCGCCTCGCTGGAGGATCTGGCGGCACTGAAGGCTGCCGGTGCGCCGGGTATCGCTGGTGCGATTTCAGGCCGGGCGCTCTACGATGGCCGGATCGATCTGGCTGAAGCGGTCGCTCTATTGGCCGCGCCCGACGTGGAGGCCGTCTGA
- a CDS encoding histidine triad nucleotide-binding protein, with protein sequence MSYDEQNIFARILRGEIPNKTVYEDDHVLAFEDIQPQAPVHVLVIPKGPYKTMNEFSEQASDAEIVAWVRAIGKVAKIMEAREDGYRLIVNTGENGVQEVPHLHIHLLGGRRLGRMLQKQD encoded by the coding sequence ATGTCCTATGATGAGCAGAATATATTCGCCAGGATCCTGCGCGGCGAAATTCCGAACAAGACTGTCTATGAAGACGATCATGTTCTCGCCTTCGAGGATATCCAGCCCCAGGCGCCGGTCCATGTCCTGGTAATCCCGAAGGGCCCCTACAAGACAATGAACGAATTCTCGGAGCAGGCGAGCGACGCTGAGATCGTTGCCTGGGTCCGGGCTATCGGCAAGGTGGCGAAGATCATGGAAGCCCGCGAGGATGGATATCGTCTGATCGTCAACACGGGTGAGAATGGTGTGCAGGAAGTCCCGCATCTCCACATCCACCTGCTTGGCGGCCGCCGTCTTGGCCGGATGCTGCAGAAGCAGGATTGA
- a CDS encoding YifB family Mg chelatase-like AAA ATPase, whose product MVARVRTVAFQGVDTLDIDVQVHMGNGLPAFSIVGLPAKAVDESKDRVRAALSALGLALPPQRITVNLAPADVTKEGSHYDLPIAVGILVQMGVLPAEEIAGYLVLGELALDGKLTEVSGILPAALGAVSRGVGIICPEKVGPEAAWAGDLDVLAPRTLLSLINHFKGSQVLTPPEPAGAEEPGLFPDLADVKGQESAKRALEIAAAGGHNLLMTGPPGAGKSMLAARLPGLLPPLDAREALEVSMVRSVAGDLKGGRISRARPYRDPHHSSSIPALVGGGLKARPGEVSLAHCGVLFLDELAEFPRTVLDSLRQSIETGQAVVSRANHRVTYPARFQLIAAMNPCRCGYLPDPAQACGRAPKCGLDYQARLSGPLLDRFDLRIEIEPVSIQELGQPLDAERSETVAARVAAARRLQRRRFEGVEGVSGRVNADLGGKLLEEHARPDPPGQALMEEAAARLALSARGYHRILRVARTIADLEQSGPIRRHHIAEALAYRGLVLKRAA is encoded by the coding sequence ATGGTTGCGCGGGTTCGGACGGTGGCGTTTCAGGGGGTCGATACGCTTGATATCGATGTCCAGGTGCATATGGGAAACGGGCTCCCGGCCTTTTCCATCGTCGGGCTTCCGGCCAAGGCCGTAGACGAGAGTAAGGACCGGGTCCGGGCGGCGCTGAGCGCGCTTGGTCTGGCTCTGCCGCCACAGCGCATTACCGTCAATCTTGCCCCCGCGGATGTCACCAAGGAGGGCAGCCACTACGATCTGCCGATCGCCGTCGGAATACTGGTTCAGATGGGCGTCCTTCCAGCCGAGGAAATCGCCGGGTACCTGGTGCTTGGGGAGCTGGCGCTGGACGGGAAGTTGACGGAAGTTTCGGGGATATTACCCGCAGCACTCGGGGCGGTTTCCCGTGGAGTCGGTATCATCTGCCCGGAAAAGGTCGGTCCGGAAGCCGCCTGGGCCGGGGATCTCGACGTGCTGGCACCACGAACGCTGCTTTCCCTGATCAACCATTTCAAGGGCAGTCAGGTGCTCACCCCGCCCGAGCCCGCAGGGGCTGAGGAGCCGGGCCTGTTCCCCGACCTTGCGGATGTGAAGGGTCAGGAAAGTGCCAAGCGGGCGCTCGAGATTGCAGCAGCCGGGGGCCATAACCTGTTGATGACCGGGCCACCCGGTGCGGGCAAGTCGATGCTGGCCGCCCGGTTGCCGGGACTCTTGCCGCCGCTCGACGCGCGGGAGGCGCTTGAGGTCAGCATGGTGCGCAGCGTCGCGGGCGACCTGAAGGGCGGCCGGATATCGCGCGCCCGTCCGTATCGCGATCCGCATCATTCCAGCAGCATTCCGGCGCTTGTCGGCGGTGGTTTGAAGGCCCGGCCGGGGGAAGTCTCCCTCGCGCATTGCGGCGTCTTGTTTCTGGACGAGCTGGCGGAATTCCCGCGCACAGTGCTGGATTCACTGCGGCAATCGATCGAGACCGGGCAGGCGGTTGTCAGCCGGGCAAATCACCGGGTGACCTATCCGGCTCGTTTCCAGCTGATTGCGGCAATGAACCCCTGCCGGTGCGGCTATCTTCCCGACCCGGCTCAGGCCTGTGGCCGGGCGCCTAAATGCGGGCTCGATTATCAGGCGCGCCTCTCCGGCCCGTTGCTCGACAGGTTCGATCTGCGTATCGAGATTGAGCCGGTATCGATCCAGGAGCTGGGGCAGCCGCTCGATGCCGAGCGGTCGGAGACGGTGGCCGCCCGGGTGGCTGCTGCCCGTCGGCTCCAGCGCCGCCGGTTCGAGGGTGTCGAGGGTGTCTCTGGCCGGGTCAATGCGGACCTCGGCGGAAAGCTGCTTGAGGAGCATGCCCGGCCCGATCCGCCGGGACAGGCGCTGATGGAGGAGGCTGCCGCCCGCCTTGCTCTGTCGGCCCGTGGCTATCACCGCATATTGAGGGTTGCCCGGACCATCGCCGATCTTGAGCAGTCAGGGCCGATTCGACGGCACCATATAGCCGAGGCACTGGCCTATCGAGGCCTGGTGCTGAAAAGGGCCGCGTAA
- a CDS encoding phosphoribosyl-ATP diphosphatase has product MSEHILDRLHAVIDSRKGADPDSSYTAKLFDKGPKKIGQKVGEEAVEAVIEGVAGDRDGLTSESADLLYHLLVLWSATGVKPEDVWSELARREGLSGIEEKANRSE; this is encoded by the coding sequence ATGAGCGAGCATATTCTGGACAGGCTCCACGCGGTCATCGACTCCCGCAAGGGCGCCGACCCGGATAGCTCCTACACTGCGAAGCTGTTCGACAAGGGTCCGAAAAAGATCGGTCAGAAGGTCGGCGAGGAAGCCGTCGAGGCTGTGATCGAGGGCGTTGCCGGGGACCGTGACGGGCTGACATCGGAGAGCGCCGACCTGCTTTACCATCTGCTCGTGCTTTGGAGCGCGACCGGGGTGAAGCCGGAGGATGTCTGGTCCGAACTGGCGCGCCGCGAAGGTCTGTCGGGGATCGAGGAAAAGGCAAACCGCTCCGAGTGA
- a CDS encoding DUF427 domain-containing protein: MAENDLPDNVAPVEGAIRNPANPHHFMVVQPAGRRVRIFFGDRLVADSMDAVRVIEIGRRAYEPRLYLPEQSLTVPLTRQDKVTHCPLKGDADYFSLEGQEIAWAYRSLDFAAVLNGLYSFWGDNMRIVEGQ; the protein is encoded by the coding sequence GTGGCAGAGAATGATTTGCCCGACAACGTCGCCCCGGTCGAGGGAGCGATCCGCAATCCCGCCAATCCGCATCATTTCATGGTGGTGCAGCCCGCCGGGCGCAGGGTTCGTATCTTTTTCGGCGACCGTCTCGTCGCGGACAGTATGGATGCGGTGCGTGTGATCGAGATCGGGCGCCGGGCCTACGAGCCGCGGCTCTATCTGCCGGAGCAGTCCCTGACCGTGCCACTCACCCGGCAGGACAAGGTCACGCATTGCCCCCTGAAAGGCGATGCGGACTATTTTTCACTGGAAGGGCAGGAAATCGCCTGGGCATATCGCAGCCTGGACTTTGCCGCGGTGCTGAACGGGCTCTATTCATTCTGGGGCGACAACATGCGGATCGTGGAGGGGCAATAA
- the hisF gene encoding imidazole glycerol phosphate synthase subunit HisF produces MLTARVIPCLDVKDGRVVKGVNFLDLVDAGDPVEQAKIYDREGADELCFLDITASHEERDTLFDVVGRTAEQCFMPLTVGGGVRTLEDIRKLLLAGADKVSINTAAVKDPDFVRRAAEKFGSQCIVVAVDAKSVGPDKYEIFTHGGREATGIDAVAWSQRMTEYGAGEILLTSMDRDGTKQGFNLPLTRAISDAVSIPVIASGGVGTLEHFAEGILEGHASAVLAASVFHFGTFRIAEAKAAMAKAGIPVRPQ; encoded by the coding sequence ATGCTGACAGCGCGCGTTATCCCCTGTCTCGACGTCAAGGACGGCCGTGTCGTCAAGGGCGTCAACTTCCTCGATCTGGTTGATGCCGGCGATCCGGTGGAGCAGGCCAAGATCTATGACCGCGAAGGCGCGGATGAGCTCTGCTTCCTCGATATCACCGCCAGTCACGAGGAACGGGACACCTTGTTCGATGTTGTCGGCCGGACGGCGGAACAATGCTTTATGCCGCTGACTGTCGGCGGCGGCGTTCGGACGCTTGAGGATATTCGCAAACTGCTGCTGGCCGGGGCCGACAAGGTGTCGATCAATACGGCGGCGGTGAAAGACCCTGATTTCGTGCGGCGCGCGGCGGAGAAATTCGGCAGCCAGTGCATCGTTGTGGCGGTGGATGCGAAAAGCGTCGGGCCGGACAAGTACGAGATCTTTACCCATGGCGGGCGCGAGGCGACCGGTATTGACGCCGTGGCCTGGTCCCAACGCATGACCGAGTACGGTGCGGGCGAAATCCTGCTGACATCGATGGATCGGGACGGCACCAAACAGGGCTTCAACCTGCCACTGACACGGGCAATTTCAGATGCGGTGAGCATCCCGGTGATTGCCAGCGGCGGCGTTGGCACGCTGGAGCATTTCGCAGAAGGTATTCTCGAAGGCCATGCCTCGGCGGTTCTGGCCGCCTCCGTGTTCCATTTCGGTACTTTCCGCATCGCTGAAGCTAAAGCGGCGATGGCGAAGGCCGGTATCCCCGTGAGGCCGCAATGA
- a CDS encoding DNA/RNA non-specific endonuclease: MRSLRLLHARVLAAALLLVLLPVSVLRAEPLDPNCFQQCPITTTDNRVVIRSSHTLSNNAATKFADWVAYEVVPADIGRSQRRVWRPDPLLPEDETLEPADYKGAHKALKTDRGHQAPLASFTGASGWEATNYLSNITPQKSALNQGPWKELEGAVRALAKSGAGAVHVITGPLYERDMPSLPQADEPHRLPSGYWKIISLLGGRATEVAGFVFDQETPRKADFCDTSYAVPVPEIARRSGLTFAPGLASSSAAKVRARLGCAAVASSSEAAPRS; the protein is encoded by the coding sequence ATGCGCTCTCTTCGCTTGTTGCATGCCCGGGTCCTTGCAGCCGCCCTGCTTCTTGTTCTCTTGCCTGTTTCGGTGCTCCGGGCGGAACCGCTGGATCCCAACTGCTTCCAGCAATGCCCGATCACGACGACGGACAATCGGGTGGTGATAAGGAGCAGCCACACGCTCTCCAACAACGCCGCAACGAAGTTCGCAGACTGGGTAGCCTATGAAGTCGTGCCGGCGGATATAGGCAGGTCACAGCGCCGGGTCTGGCGCCCTGACCCCCTGTTGCCGGAAGATGAGACCCTGGAGCCGGCAGACTATAAGGGCGCGCACAAGGCGTTGAAAACGGATCGGGGCCATCAGGCGCCGCTTGCCAGTTTCACGGGCGCTTCGGGCTGGGAGGCGACGAATTATCTCTCGAATATCACGCCGCAGAAAAGCGCTCTCAATCAGGGTCCCTGGAAAGAGCTGGAGGGGGCGGTCCGGGCTTTGGCAAAATCCGGAGCGGGAGCTGTTCATGTGATCACTGGGCCGCTTTATGAGCGCGATATGCCGTCCCTTCCGCAAGCGGACGAGCCCCATCGCCTGCCGAGTGGATACTGGAAAATCATTTCCCTGCTGGGCGGGCGCGCGACGGAAGTCGCCGGGTTCGTTTTCGATCAGGAAACACCGCGCAAGGCTGACTTTTGCGATACGTCCTATGCGGTTCCAGTCCCTGAGATTGCCAGGCGATCCGGGCTGACATTTGCTCCGGGGCTGGCAAGCAGTTCCGCCG
- a CDS encoding pentapeptide repeat-containing protein: MVLDELQQELDKTVSKHEAFLRRYPGGEIADLRQRDLRGVRLPGADLRQALLAGANLQNSIFAGANLSDAQMLTARLSNSDLSGSRLVGANLRGASLAGAKLMAADMTNADLRPMKLRDVHHAIEQVADLQNSDMSEAKLIHTDLTNANLSGAVAVNANFSAAKLVGANLHHADLSRTIFKDAVLQNANLQGANLTQAQLRNSDLSGADLRSCNFDGADLTDADLTDCRIATGMENLPEDIRHRLIEHFHWVSSGGTKGTRGDFRDTDLSGMDLSGTELSAAEMSRVKLNGTKLKGASLRLANLQNANLTQADLTRVDLRGTNLKDADLSGVTLVSARLSRISILKPGTLEVLREWPTDLRGAKLVGADLQRADFAGALVEDTCFDHADVTHASFTEVAVRSCSFLDVRGGDPAMLEENS, translated from the coding sequence ATGGTTCTCGATGAACTTCAGCAAGAACTCGACAAAACTGTCTCGAAACACGAGGCGTTTTTGCGGCGCTATCCAGGCGGTGAAATCGCCGATCTGAGGCAGCGCGACCTGCGTGGTGTTCGTTTGCCGGGTGCGGATTTGCGTCAGGCCTTGCTCGCGGGCGCCAACCTGCAGAACAGTATCTTTGCCGGCGCCAATCTTTCGGATGCCCAGATGCTGACGGCGCGTCTCAGCAATTCCGACCTGTCGGGCAGCCGCCTTGTCGGTGCTAATTTGCGGGGGGCCTCTCTCGCCGGCGCGAAGCTGATGGCGGCGGACATGACCAATGCCGATCTGCGGCCAATGAAGCTCCGCGACGTGCATCATGCGATCGAGCAGGTGGCAGACCTGCAGAACAGCGATATGTCCGAAGCGAAGCTGATCCATACCGACCTCACCAATGCCAATCTTTCCGGCGCCGTCGCGGTCAACGCGAATTTCTCCGCCGCAAAGCTGGTCGGGGCCAATCTCCACCATGCCGATCTCAGCCGGACGATCTTCAAGGATGCGGTGCTGCAGAACGCTAATCTTCAGGGCGCTAACCTGACCCAGGCGCAGCTGCGCAACAGTGACCTTTCCGGCGCGGACCTGCGCTCCTGCAATTTTGACGGCGCGGATCTGACCGATGCGGACCTGACCGATTGCCGGATTGCCACCGGTATGGAGAATTTGCCGGAGGATATCCGGCACCGGCTCATCGAGCACTTTCACTGGGTTTCCTCCGGCGGGACCAAAGGCACGCGCGGGGATTTTCGGGATACGGATCTTTCCGGTATGGATTTGAGCGGGACCGAACTCAGCGCGGCGGAAATGTCCCGGGTTAAACTGAACGGCACGAAGCTGAAGGGCGCGTCCCTTCGGCTCGCCAACCTGCAGAACGCCAACCTGACCCAGGCGGACCTGACCCGCGTCGACTTGCGCGGGACCAATCTGAAAGATGCGGACCTGAGCGGCGTGACCCTGGTTTCCGCCCGCCTGTCCCGGATTTCGATCCTGAAACCGGGTACGCTTGAGGTGTTGCGGGAATGGCCGACGGATCTGCGTGGCGCCAAACTGGTCGGTGCGGACTTGCAGCGCGCCGATTTCGCCGGCGCCCTTGTTGAAGATACCTGCTTCGATCATGCGGACGTGACCCATGCCAGCTTTACCGAAGTGGCGGTGCGGTCCTGTTCCTTCCTTGATGTGCGTGGTGGTGACCCCGCCATGCTGGAAGAAAACTCCTAG